The following coding sequences lie in one Pontibacter sp. G13 genomic window:
- the rpsL gene encoding 30S ribosomal protein S12, with translation MPTIQQLVKKGRKSKVENSKSPALDSCPQRRGVCLRVYTTTPKKPNSALRKVARVRLTNGKEVNAYIGGEGHNLQEHSIVLVRGGRVKDLPGVRYHVVRGALDTAGVEGRMQGRSKYGSRRPKSK, from the coding sequence ATGCCAACTATTCAGCAACTTGTAAAGAAAGGCAGAAAGTCTAAAGTGGAGAACAGTAAGTCTCCAGCCTTGGATTCCTGTCCACAACGAAGAGGGGTATGCCTCCGGGTATATACCACTACGCCGAAGAAGCCGAACTCCGCCCTCCGGAAAGTTGCTCGTGTGCGTTTGACCAACGGCAAGGAGGTAAACGCATACATCGGCGGTGAAGGTCATAACCTGCAGGAGCACTCTATCGTGCTCGTGAGAGGTGGACGTGTGAAGGACCTTCCTGGTGTTCGTTATCACGTAGTACGTGGTGCACTTGACACCGCTGGTGTTGAAGGCCGGATGCAGGGACGATCCAAGTATGGTTCTAGAAGACCTAAAAGCAAGTAA
- the rpsG gene encoding 30S ribosomal protein S7, giving the protein MRKSRAKNRQVIPDPKFKNELVSKFVNNLMVDGKKSLAYSIFYGAIEIVEQRTNEDGVEVFKTALNNVVPAVEVKSRRVGGATFQVPTEVKPKRKEGLGIRWMIRYAKSRNGKSMREKLAAEIMAAAKGEGGAVKKKEDTHRMAEANKAFSHFRF; this is encoded by the coding sequence ATGAGAAAGTCAAGAGCTAAGAACAGACAGGTCATTCCCGATCCTAAATTCAAGAACGAGCTTGTATCCAAGTTTGTGAATAACTTGATGGTGGATGGCAAGAAGAGTCTTGCTTACAGCATTTTCTACGGTGCGATCGAGATTGTCGAGCAGCGCACCAATGAAGATGGGGTCGAGGTGTTCAAGACCGCTCTCAATAATGTTGTTCCTGCTGTAGAGGTGAAGAGCCGTCGCGTGGGAGGTGCTACCTTCCAGGTGCCTACAGAGGTAAAACCAAAGCGAAAAGAAGGTTTGGGTATTCGCTGGATGATCCGTTACGCGAAATCTCGCAACGGAAAGTCTATGCGCGAGAAGCTTGCTGCTGAAATCATGGCTGCTGCCAAAGGTGAAGGTGGCGCTGTCAAGAAGAAAGAAGACACGCACCGTATGGCAGAAGCCAACAAAGCATTCTCTCACTTCCGTTTCTAA
- the fusA gene encoding elongation factor G encodes MKKVPLRDTRNIGIMAHIDAGKTTTTERILYYTGISHKIGEVHDGAATMDWMEQEQERGITITSAATTCYWPYEGTNNRINIIDTPGHVDFTVEVERSLRVLDGAVAVFCSVGGVEPQSETVWRQADKYKVPRIGFVNKMDRSGADFFEVVRQVKDMLGANPVPIQVPIGAETEFKGVVDLIENKAIVWNEHDMGMTYETIEIPEDLADTVEEWRTFMIEAIAEYDEAIMEKYFEDPDSITRDEVLNALRAATLDMAITPMMCGSAFKNKGVQAMLDSVIALLPSPLDMPEIEGTNPHTGETVTRKADVNEPFSALAFKIMTDPYVGRLAFFRVYSGKLDGGSYILNNRTENKERISRILQMHSNKQNQIESVEAGDIAAGVGFKDIRTGDTLSDLDNPITLESMEFPEPVIKLAVEPKTQKDEAKLGNGLAKLSEEDPTFQVRTDEETGQTIISGMGELHLEIIVDRLRREFKVEVTQGQPQVSYREAITTSTTHRETYKKQTGGRGKFADIQVEVGPTESGEGFEFENVIKGGAIPREFIPSVEKGFKEAMGAGVLAGYQLEGLKVRLFDGSFHNVDSDQLSFELAGRLAYKAALPKCKPVLKEPIMAVEVVTPEEYMGNVVGDLNRRRGKIDEMGDRGNSKVVKASVPLSELFGYVTDLRTISSGRAASTMQFSRYEDCPRNIQDEVVAKVKGA; translated from the coding sequence ATGAAAAAAGTACCACTTCGCGATACCCGTAACATCGGTATCATGGCCCACATCGACGCCGGTAAGACTACCACTACCGAGCGTATCCTGTACTACACCGGAATCTCTCACAAGATCGGTGAGGTGCATGACGGTGCTGCCACTATGGACTGGATGGAGCAAGAGCAAGAGCGTGGTATTACCATTACTTCTGCTGCAACCACTTGCTACTGGCCTTACGAAGGTACCAACAACCGTATCAACATCATCGATACGCCTGGTCACGTTGACTTCACCGTTGAAGTAGAGCGTTCCTTGCGTGTATTGGACGGTGCTGTTGCGGTGTTTTGTTCTGTAGGCGGTGTTGAGCCTCAGAGTGAAACTGTTTGGCGTCAAGCTGATAAATACAAAGTTCCTCGTATCGGATTCGTCAACAAGATGGACCGTTCTGGTGCTGACTTCTTTGAAGTTGTTCGCCAGGTGAAGGACATGTTGGGTGCTAACCCTGTGCCTATTCAGGTGCCTATCGGTGCTGAGACTGAGTTCAAAGGCGTTGTTGACTTGATCGAAAACAAAGCCATTGTATGGAACGAGCATGACATGGGGATGACCTATGAAACCATCGAGATTCCAGAAGACTTGGCTGATACGGTTGAGGAATGGAGAACTTTCATGATCGAAGCCATCGCCGAGTACGACGAGGCGATCATGGAGAAGTACTTCGAAGATCCTGATTCCATCACTCGTGATGAGGTATTGAACGCATTGCGTGCAGCTACCTTGGATATGGCGATTACGCCTATGATGTGTGGATCTGCCTTCAAAAACAAAGGGGTTCAGGCGATGCTCGACTCAGTTATCGCATTGTTGCCTTCTCCGCTGGATATGCCAGAAATCGAAGGTACCAATCCTCATACTGGTGAGACTGTCACTCGTAAGGCTGACGTAAATGAGCCATTCTCCGCATTGGCTTTCAAGATTATGACCGACCCCTACGTAGGTCGTCTGGCGTTCTTCCGCGTGTACTCTGGTAAGTTGGATGGTGGATCTTATATCCTCAACAACCGCACCGAGAACAAGGAGCGTATTAGCCGGATCCTGCAGATGCACTCCAACAAGCAGAATCAGATTGAATCTGTGGAAGCTGGTGACATCGCTGCAGGCGTAGGTTTCAAAGATATTCGTACTGGGGATACCTTGTCCGACTTGGATAACCCCATCACTTTGGAGTCCATGGAGTTCCCTGAGCCTGTAATCAAGCTGGCCGTTGAACCTAAGACTCAAAAGGACGAAGCAAAACTTGGTAACGGTTTGGCGAAACTTTCTGAAGAGGATCCAACCTTCCAAGTAAGAACTGACGAAGAGACAGGTCAGACTATTATCTCCGGAATGGGTGAGCTTCACTTGGAGATTATTGTTGACCGCCTTAGACGTGAGTTCAAAGTAGAAGTTACACAAGGTCAACCTCAGGTATCCTACCGTGAGGCCATCACTACCAGCACGACTCACCGTGAGACTTATAAAAAGCAAACAGGTGGTCGTGGTAAGTTTGCCGATATCCAAGTGGAAGTAGGTCCTACCGAATCTGGAGAAGGCTTTGAATTTGAAAACGTAATTAAAGGTGGTGCAATTCCTCGTGAATTCATCCCATCCGTTGAGAAAGGATTCAAAGAAGCTATGGGTGCTGGTGTACTCGCAGGATACCAATTGGAAGGGTTGAAGGTGCGCCTGTTTGATGGTTCATTCCACAACGTCGACTCCGACCAGCTTTCTTTTGAATTGGCAGGTCGTCTGGCATACAAAGCTGCACTTCCTAAGTGTAAGCCTGTTTTGAAGGAGCCTATCATGGCAGTTGAGGTCGTTACGCCAGAAGAATACATGGGTAACGTAGTGGGTGACTTGAACCGTCGCCGTGGTAAGATTGACGAAATGGGCGACCGTGGTAACTCCAAAGTAGTGAAGGCCAGCGTGCCGTTGTCAGAATTGTTTGGATACGTAACTGACCTTCGGACTATCTCCTCCGGTCGTGCGGCTTCCACCATGCAATTCTCCCGCTATGAGGATTGTCCACGCAACATCCAAGATGAAGTTGTTGCCAAAGTAAAAGGTGCATAA
- the rpsJ gene encoding 30S ribosomal protein S10, with product MTQKIRIKLKSYDHNLVDKSAEKIVRTVKGTGAIVSGPIPLPTERSVITVNRSPHVNKKSREQFEISSYKRLIDIFSSSSKTVDVLMKLELPSGVDVEIKV from the coding sequence ATGACCCAGAAGATCAGAATCAAGTTGAAGTCGTACGACCACAATCTGGTAGACAAGTCTGCCGAGAAGATTGTCCGTACGGTGAAGGGTACCGGTGCCATCGTCAGTGGTCCTATTCCGCTTCCAACCGAACGCTCTGTGATCACAGTAAACCGGTCTCCTCACGTCAACAAGAAGTCTCGTGAGCAGTTTGAGATCAGTTCTTACAAGCGACTCATTGACATCTTTAGCTCCAGCTCCAAGACTGTAGATGTCCTGATGAAATTGGAACTCCCTAGCGGGGTGGACGTGGAGATCAAAGTGTAA